The following coding sequences lie in one Syngnathoides biaculeatus isolate LvHL_M chromosome 16, ASM1980259v1, whole genome shotgun sequence genomic window:
- the slc2a6 gene encoding solute carrier family 2, facilitated glucose transporter member 6 yields the protein MGTTWISNNTSASLRTDDALSNILFLSRMMSKSKLLLAVFAAVLGNFNFGYSLVYPSPVLPVLQGPDADPRLRMDTSQAALFGSVYMLGMAVGGLGAMLLNDLIGRKLSIMVSAVPSAIGSLLLGGAVELWMLHLGRFLTGLAGGVTAASIPVYISEISHKSLRGALGTCPQITAVFGALALYALGLVLPWRWLAVAGGVPALLMVVLLFFMPYSPRRLLSLGREEQAESTLRWLRGADYDIQSELDTIKRSISLQSRVTWSQLAMPIYYRPILISVGMRFLQQLTGISPILVYLEPIFSQSNVSLEPRYDAAIVGLVRLVSVSLAAVLMDKAGRKALLYASSFLMFLSTLTLTMTSLATAYLPGPAPTNFTANIQHDVHSDVVLMASNQMAAGPIPLISVVVFIFGYAMGWGPITWLLMSEVLPLAVRGVASGLCVTVSWVTAFVLTDAFTHLVDRYGLYVPYFFFTVVCVVCLLFTAMCVPETRGRSLEEIENYFRTRRFTINHDHTTEDSLERAEA from the exons ATGGgtaccacttggatatcgaatAACACTTCCGCAagtttgcgcacggatgacgcgctctccaacATTTTGTTCCTCAGTAGAATG ATGAGCAAATCCAAACTGTTACTGGCTGTTTTTGCGGCCGTCTTGGGGAACTTCAATTTTGGCTATTCCCTGGTCTATCCGTCCCCCGTCCTGCCAGTGCTCCAGGGTCCTGATGCGGATCCCAGGCTGAGGATGGACACCTCCCAGGCTGCATTGTTTGGCTCAGTCTACATGCTGGGCATGGCCGTAGGCGGCCTCGGGGCCATGCTGCTTAACGACCTCATTGGGAGAAAGTTAAGCATAATGGTGTCAGCCGTGCCTTCTGCTATTGG CTCCCTGCTGCTGGGAGGGGCTGTGGAATTATGGATGCTCCACCTTGGCCGTTTCCTCACAGGTCTCGCCGGGGGGGTGACAGCGGCATCCATTCCT GTTTACATCTCAGAGATCTCCCATAAATCACTGAGAGGAGCACTCGGAACCTGCCCTCAGATTACTGCTGTATTTGGAGCCCTGGCACTCTACGCTTTGG GTCTGGTGTTACCGTGGCGGTGGCTTGCAGTGGCAGGAGGCGTGCCAGCATTGCTGATGGTTGTGCTGCTATTCTTCATGCCCTACTCCCCCCGGAGGCTCCTCTCCCTGGGCAGAGAGGAGCAGGCCGAGTCTACTCTTCGCTGGCTGAGGGGCGCTGACTATGACATCCAGAGCGAGCTCGACACCATCAAG CGCAGCATCAGTCTGCAGAGCCGCGTCACGTGGTCCCAGCTGGCCATGCCCATCTATTACCGGCCAATCCTCATCTCTGTGGGGATGCGTTTCCTGCAACAGCTGACTGGCATCAGCCCCATTCTGGTCTACCTGGAGCCCATCTTTTCTCAGAGTAATGTTTCCCTCGAGCCCAG GTATGATGCCGCAATTGTGGGATTGGTTCGCCTTGTGTCTGTCAGCTTGGCGGCAGTTTTGATGGACAAGGCAGGGCGCAAAGCTCTGCTGTACGCCTCCAGCTTCCTGATGTTCCTGTCCACACTGACTCTGACCATGACCTCCCTTGCCACAGCTTACCTTCCAGGACCCGCCCCTACGAACTTCACCGCAAATATTCAACACGACGTTCACTCTGACGTGGTTTTGATGGCTAGCAACCAAATGGCCGCAGGCCCCATTCCACTTATCAGCGTTGTGGTATTTATATTTG GATACGCTATGGGATGGGGGCCAATCACATGGCTGCTGATGTCAGAGGTGTTGCCTCTGGCTGTCCGGGGCGTCGCCTCGGGCCTGTGCGTGACTGTGAGCTGGGTGACAGCCTTCGTGCTCACAGACGCCTTCACTCACCTGGTCGACAGGTACGGCCTGTACGTgccgtactttttttttaccgtggTGTGCGTCGTGTGTCTGCTCTTCACCGCCATGTGCGTCCCGGAAACCCGTGGCCGATCTCTGGAGGAAATTGAGAACTATTTCAGGACACGCAGATTTACTATTAATCATGATCACACTACCGAAGATTCGCTAGAAAGAGCAGAGGCCTGA